A stretch of Dama dama isolate Ldn47 chromosome 22, ASM3311817v1, whole genome shotgun sequence DNA encodes these proteins:
- the LOC133043313 gene encoding DNA repair protein XRCC2-like: MCSDFHRAESGTELLARLEGRSSLKEIEPHLFADEESPVHGDILEFHGPEGTGKTEMLYHLTAQCILPKSEGGLEVEVVFIDTDYHFDMLRLVTVLEHRLSQSSEEILKRCLGRLFLVYCSSSTQLLLTLCSLETMLCSHPSVCLLILDSLSAFYWIDRINGGESVNLQESTLKKCSQLLEKLVNEYRLVLFATTQSIMQKASHLEEGPSCAFNRLSDVDVDYRPYRCKAWQQVVKHRILFSKQNDFKAGNQFSLVSRHLKSNN; the protein is encoded by the coding sequence ATGTGTAGTGACTTCCATAGGGCTGAATCTGGGACGGAGCTCCTTGCCCGACTGGAAGGTAGAAGTTCCTTGAAAGAAATAGAACCACATCTGTTTGCTGATGAAGAGTCACCTGTGCATGGTGATATTCTTGAATTTCATGGTCCAGAAGGAACAGGAAAGACAGAAATGCTTTATCATTTAACAGCACAATGTATACTTCCAAAATCAGAAGGTGGACTGGAAGTAGAAGTCGTGTTTATTGATACAGATTACCACTTTGACATGCTCCGGCTTGTTACAGTCCTTGAGCATAGACTATCTCAAAGCTCTGAAGAAATACTAAAACGCTGCCTTGGGCGACTGTTTTTGGTGTACTGCAGTAGTAGCACCCAGTTACTCCTCACCCTGTGCTCGCTGGAAACCATGCTCTGTAGTCATCCCTCTGTCTGCCTTTTGATTTTGGATAGCCTGTCAGCTTTTTATTGGATAGACCGCATCAACGGAGGAGAAAGTGTTAACTTACAGGAGTCTACTCTGAAGAAGTGTTCTCAACTCTTAGAGAAGCTTGTAAATGAGTATCGGTTGGTTCTCTTTGCAACAACACAAAGTATAATGCAGAAAGCCTCACACCTGGAGGAAGGGCCTTCCTGTGCCTTTAATCGCCTGAGTGATGTGGATGTAGACTATAGACCCTATCGCTGTAAGGCCTGGCAGCAGGTGGTGAAGCACAGAATACTTTTCTCCaaacaaaatgattttaaagcCGGCAACCAGTTTTCTTTAGTTTCACgtcatttaaaaagtaacaattaa